A single Deltaproteobacteria bacterium DNA region contains:
- a CDS encoding two-component sensor histidine kinase, producing the protein CGEDGEVRILPVCQDGNRGVVIRDSGPGFDIQLLARYLEPFFTTKEQGTGLGLAITNSIFQSHGADMILKNAPQGGGEVVVVFSEECG; encoded by the coding sequence TGCGGCGAGGATGGGGAGGTGCGCATCCTGCCGGTTTGCCAAGACGGGAACCGCGGGGTGGTCATCCGCGACTCCGGTCCGGGCTTCGACATCCAGCTTCTGGCGCGTTATCTTGAACCCTTTTTCACCACCAAGGAACAGGGCACGGGCCTGGGCCTGGCCATCACCAATTCCATCTTTCAAAGCCACGGCGCGGACATGATCCTGAAGAACGCCCCGCAAGGCGGGGGCGAGGTCGTGGTCGTTTTTTCCGAGGAATGCGGGTAA
- a CDS encoding sigma-54-dependent Fis family transcriptional regulator, protein MGNHILIIDDEKNYLLILEAILEEEGYTVTALSDPAMAMTFLDESEVDVVITDMKMPNMTGQQVLEAVRKRHSHIPVMIMTAFGSIDRAVEAMKSGAFDYITKPFANDDILLSVRKALKLSLAEQQNRLLRENLAEKFGKEAIIGHSKPMQDVLTLAGKVAPTRSTVLVTGESGTGKELVARAIHIASDRKDMPFISVNCMSLNPGVLESELFGHEKGSFTGAVALKRGRFELAQGGTLFLDEIGELSQEMQVKLLRVLQERVIERVGGTETIAVDFRLVAATNKNLQDEIAAGRFREDLFYRLNVVNIHLPPLRERREDIPILASHFLKKFATENNRGIHGFSAGAIDYLSAYEWPGNVRQLENVIERCVVLANRDVIDVDDLPAELRDEETQFKSAVDLLPLKVNLSDTLEKIEAALIRRALVHSGFVQVKAAELLDVSKSLLQYKLKKYKIPAK, encoded by the coding sequence ATGGGCAATCATATCCTGATCATCGACGACGAAAAGAATTATCTCCTGATCCTGGAAGCCATCCTGGAGGAAGAAGGCTATACCGTGACCGCCCTGAGCGATCCGGCCATGGCCATGACATTTTTGGATGAGTCCGAGGTGGACGTGGTCATCACGGACATGAAGATGCCGAACATGACCGGGCAACAGGTGCTGGAGGCGGTGCGCAAGCGCCATTCGCATATTCCGGTCATGATCATGACGGCCTTCGGTTCCATTGACCGGGCCGTGGAAGCCATGAAATCCGGGGCCTTCGACTATATCACCAAGCCCTTCGCCAACGATGATATCCTGCTGTCCGTGCGCAAGGCCCTGAAGCTGTCCCTGGCCGAGCAGCAAAACCGCCTGCTGCGCGAGAATCTGGCCGAGAAATTTGGCAAGGAAGCCATCATCGGTCACTCCAAGCCCATGCAGGACGTCTTGACCCTGGCCGGCAAGGTCGCGCCGACGCGCAGCACCGTGCTGGTCACGGGTGAGTCCGGCACGGGCAAGGAGCTGGTGGCCAGGGCCATCCATATCGCCTCGGATCGCAAGGACATGCCGTTTATTTCCGTGAACTGCATGTCGCTCAATCCCGGCGTGCTGGAAAGCGAGTTGTTCGGGCACGAGAAGGGCTCGTTCACCGGAGCCGTGGCCCTGAAGCGTGGTCGCTTCGAACTGGCCCAGGGCGGCACCCTGTTTTTGGACGAGATCGGTGAGTTGTCCCAGGAAATGCAGGTCAAGCTGCTGCGGGTGCTTCAGGAGCGGGTCATCGAGCGGGTCGGTGGTACCGAGACCATTGCCGTGGATTTTCGGTTGGTGGCGGCCACCAACAAGAATCTTCAGGACGAGATCGCGGCCGGCCGTTTCCGGGAGGATTTGTTTTACCGGCTGAACGTGGTCAACATCCATCTGCCACCCCTGCGCGAACGTCGCGAGGACATTCCCATCCTGGCCAGTCATTTTCTCAAAAAATTCGCCACCGAGAATAATCGTGGGATCCATGGTTTCTCGGCCGGGGCCATCGATTACCTTTCGGCTTACGAATGGCCGGGCAACGTCCGGCAGCTGGAAAATGTCATCGAGCGTTGCGTGGTCTTGGCCAACCGGGACGTGATCGACGTGGACGACCTGCCGGCGGAGCTGCGCGACGAGGAAACCCAGTTCAAGAGCGCCGTGGACCTGCTGCCGCTCAAGGTCAATCTGTCCGACACCCTCGAAAAGATCGAGGCCGCCCTGATCCGCCGCGCCCTGGTTCATTCCGGGTTCGTCCAGGTCAAGGCGGCCGAACTCCTGGACGTGTCCAAGAGCCTGCTCCAGTACAAGCTCAAGAAATACAAGATTCCGGCCAAGTGA